AATTCTCACACCTGCACCACTTTGGCGACCGCACGGAGCGCCGATCTGAAATTTCCGGGCGAAAAACGTCTTCGCGGCAAAATGGTTCCCGGTCGCGGGCGTATTCCCGGTGTGCCCCACTGTTCCATTCAGGAGAGGCGATGCTCTTTCGGTTGAGCAACGTCACCAAAACCTACGGCCCGGTCACCGCGCTGCGCGGGCTGACGGTCGAGGCCGCCCCCGGCGCGGTGGGACTACTCGGTCCCAACGGTGCGGGCAAAACCACCCTCATCCGGACCCTGCTCGGTCTCATCAACATCGACTCCGGTGCGGGCGAAGTCCTGGGCCTGAACATCCACACGCAGCGCCTGGACATCCGCCAGCAAGTCGGGTTCATGCCCGAGGACGAGTGCCTGTTCCCGGCCGTGCCCGGAGTCGGGTTCGTGTCTTACGCCGGTGAGTTGTGCGGCATGGCCCCGGCCGACGCGATGCAGCGGGCACACGAAGTCCTCAACTACATCGGGCTCGACGAAGCCCGCTACCGACCGGTCGAGTCTTACTCCACCGGCATGAAACAGCGGCTCAAACTCGCGGCCGCGATTGTTCACGATCCGAAGTTGCTCATCCTCGACGAACCAACGAACGGAATGGACCCGGCCGGCCGACAGGAAATGATCGAGCTGGCCCGCGACCTCTCCCACGGCAAGGGAATGAGCCTGATCTTTTCGAGCCACCTGCTGCCGGACGTCGAGGCCGTGTGCGA
The Gemmata palustris DNA segment above includes these coding regions:
- a CDS encoding ABC transporter ATP-binding protein, translating into MLFRLSNVTKTYGPVTALRGLTVEAAPGAVGLLGPNGAGKTTLIRTLLGLINIDSGAGEVLGLNIHTQRLDIRQQVGFMPEDECLFPAVPGVGFVSYAGELCGMAPADAMQRAHEVLNYIGLDEARYRPVESYSTGMKQRLKLAAAIVHDPKLLILDEPTNGMDPAGRQEMIELARDLSHGKGMSLIFSSHLLPDVEAVCDHVIVMGRGALLAQGNIQEMKQAHPRSFDVRVKGDRDAFLARLRAAGGDAKPYEDALRVELPEGQTPDLLWRIAAETGEQIRHLRPHRSSLEDVFLEAVGG